The following are encoded together in the Variovorax sp. PBS-H4 genome:
- the iscU gene encoding Fe-S cluster assembly scaffold IscU — MAYSSKVIDHYENPRNVGSFEKGDDSVGTGMVGAPACGDVMKLQIKVNPETGVIEDARFKTYGCGSAIASSSLVTEWVKGKTLDEAAALKNAQIAEELALPPVKIHCSILAEDAIKAAVNDYKAKRGVAAATTTEAAH; from the coding sequence ATGGCATATTCATCCAAGGTCATTGACCACTATGAAAACCCCCGCAACGTCGGTTCCTTCGAAAAGGGCGACGACTCGGTGGGCACGGGCATGGTCGGCGCGCCGGCGTGCGGCGACGTCATGAAGTTGCAGATCAAGGTCAATCCCGAAACGGGCGTCATCGAAGACGCGCGCTTCAAGACCTACGGCTGCGGCTCGGCGATCGCTTCTTCCTCGCTGGTGACCGAGTGGGTCAAGGGCAAGACGCTCGACGAGGCGGCTGCGCTCAAGAACGCGCAGATCGCCGAAGAGCTGGCGCTGCCGCCAGTCAAGATCCATTGCTCGATCCTTGCGGAAGACGCCATCAAGGCGGCTGTCAACGACTACAAGGCCAAGCGCGGCGTTGCCGCGGCGACGACCACGGAAGCCGCTCACTGA
- a CDS encoding IscS subfamily cysteine desulfurase: MDVTPHFPIYLDYGATTPVDPRVVDAMIPWLREHFGNPASRSHAWGWEAEEAVEKARTEVAELIGADPREIVWTSGATESNNLALKGAAHFYKGKGKHLITVKTEHKAVLDTMRELERQGFEVTYLDVQEDGLLDLDAFKAAIRPDTILASVMFVNNEIGVIQDVVALGTICREKGVIFHVDAAQATGKVDIDVKTLPIDLMSLASHKTYGPKGIGALYVRRKPRVRLEAQMHGGGHERGMRSGTLPTHQIVGMGEAFRIARLEMKEDIAKARALQQRLLDGLKDVEQVFINGDLEHRVPHNLNMSFNYVEGESLIMGIKGLAVSSGSACTSASLEPSYVLRALGRSDELAHSSLRMTIGRFTTEEEIDYAVSTIKHNVAKLRELSPLWEMFKDGIDISTIQWSAH, from the coding sequence ATGGATGTCACTCCCCATTTTCCGATCTACCTCGACTACGGCGCGACGACGCCGGTCGACCCGCGCGTCGTCGACGCGATGATTCCCTGGTTGCGCGAGCACTTCGGCAATCCGGCATCACGCAGCCACGCATGGGGCTGGGAGGCGGAGGAGGCGGTGGAGAAGGCGCGCACTGAAGTGGCCGAGCTGATCGGCGCCGATCCGCGCGAAATCGTCTGGACCTCCGGCGCCACCGAGTCGAACAACCTGGCGCTCAAGGGCGCAGCCCATTTCTACAAGGGCAAGGGCAAGCACCTGATCACGGTGAAGACCGAGCACAAGGCGGTGCTCGACACCATGCGCGAGCTCGAACGCCAGGGCTTCGAGGTGACCTACCTGGATGTCCAGGAAGACGGCCTGCTCGACCTTGACGCCTTCAAGGCAGCCATACGCCCGGACACCATCCTCGCGAGCGTGATGTTCGTGAACAACGAGATCGGCGTGATCCAGGACGTCGTGGCTTTGGGCACGATCTGCCGCGAGAAGGGCGTGATCTTCCACGTCGACGCGGCGCAGGCCACCGGCAAGGTCGACATTGACGTCAAGACGCTCCCGATCGACCTCATGAGCCTGGCTTCGCACAAGACGTACGGGCCCAAAGGCATCGGCGCGCTGTACGTGCGCCGCAAGCCGCGCGTTCGGCTGGAGGCCCAGATGCACGGCGGCGGCCATGAGCGCGGCATGCGCTCCGGCACCCTGCCCACGCACCAGATCGTCGGGATGGGCGAGGCCTTCCGCATCGCCAGGCTCGAGATGAAAGAGGACATTGCCAAGGCTCGGGCCCTGCAGCAGCGCCTGCTCGACGGCCTCAAGGATGTCGAGCAGGTCTTCATCAACGGCGACCTGGAGCACCGCGTCCCGCACAACCTCAACATGAGCTTCAACTATGTCGAGGGCGAGTCGCTGATCATGGGCATCAAGGGTCTGGCGGTGTCCAGCGGCTCGGCCTGCACCTCGGCCAGTCTGGAGCCCAGCTATGTGCTGCGCGCGCTCGGCCGCAGCGATGAGCTCGCGCACAGCAGCCTGCGCATGACCATTGGCCGCTTCACCACGGAGGAAGAGATCGACTACGCGGTCTCGACCATCAAGCACAACGTCGCCAAGCTCCGTGAACTGAGCCCGCTCTGGGAGATGTTCAAGGACGGCATCGATATCAGCACGATCCAGTGGTCGGCGCATTGA
- the iscR gene encoding Fe-S cluster assembly transcriptional regulator IscR yields MRLTTKGRFAVTAMIDLALRQNTGPVTLAAISQRQQISLSYLEQLFGKLRRHELVESTRGPGGGYSLGRKASEITVADIIVSVDEPIDATQCGGKENCLGEAGRCMTHELWASLNQRMVEFLDSVTLQKLVDDQIAKGVQIENKPAVKRAISSQPVVKPIRVNAPNSVFALGNAFAKS; encoded by the coding sequence ATGCGTCTCACAACCAAAGGCCGTTTTGCGGTCACAGCCATGATCGATCTGGCATTGCGCCAGAACACCGGTCCGGTCACGCTGGCCGCAATCAGCCAGCGGCAGCAGATTTCGCTGTCGTATCTCGAGCAGCTCTTCGGCAAGCTACGCCGGCACGAACTGGTCGAGTCGACCCGAGGCCCCGGCGGCGGTTATTCGCTGGGTCGCAAGGCTTCCGAAATTACCGTAGCCGACATCATTGTTTCCGTCGACGAACCGATCGACGCCACGCAATGCGGCGGCAAGGAAAATTGCCTGGGCGAGGCCGGCCGTTGCATGACGCACGAGCTCTGGGCTTCGCTGAACCAGCGCATGGTCGAGTTCCTCGATTCGGTCACCCTGCAAAAACTGGTGGACGACCAGATCGCCAAGGGTGTGCAGATCGAGAACAAGCCGGCCGTCAAGCGGGCGATCTCGAGCCAGCCGGTGGTAAAGCCCATCCGGGTCAACGCGCCGAATTCGGTCTTCGCCCTCGGCAACGCCTTCGCCAAATCCTGA
- the uvrB gene encoding excinuclease ABC subunit UvrB — MPEITEVIPDRPGAEPVVGPVKPGEFIHFAGSPFELYQPYPPAGDQPVAIDGLVEGVRDGEVYQTLLGVTGSGKTFTMANVIARLGRPAIVFAPNKTLAAQLYSEFREFFPKNAVEYFVSYYDYYQPEAYVPQRDLFIEKDSSINEHIEQMRLSATKSVLERRDTVIVATVSAIYGIGTPEDYTQMRFIMRTGDKIGQRDVISRLIRMQYTRNEQDFARGTFRVRGDTIDVFPAEHSELAIRIELFDDEIETLQLFDPLTGRIRQKIPRFTVYPSSHYVTPRDKVLTAVETIKLELDQRLKELVAAGKLVEAQRLEQRTRFDLEMLAEIGHCKGIENYTRHLSGAAPGQPPATLTDYLPKDAIMFLDESHQMIGQLGGMYNGDRARKITLVEYGFRLPSALDNRPLKFDEFETRMRQCIFVSATPAQYEMEHAGNVVEQLVRPTGLIDPEVEVRPATHQVDDVLQEIRLRVEKNERVLITTLTKRMAEQLTDYLGDNGVKVRYLHSDIDTVERVEILRDLRLGTFDVLVGINLLREGLDIPEVSLVAILDADKEGFLRAERSLIQTIGRAARNMNGKAILYADRMTESMKKAIGETERRRARQIAYNQAHGITPRSIVKQVRDLIDGVYSEKSGKEAAKLELERAKVEDMSEKDVAREIKRLEKLMLEHARNLEFEKAARVRDQLAQLREQAFGAPGKDNIAL; from the coding sequence ATGCCTGAAATCACCGAAGTCATTCCAGATCGGCCCGGGGCCGAGCCCGTCGTCGGGCCCGTCAAGCCGGGCGAATTCATCCACTTCGCCGGCTCGCCCTTCGAGCTCTACCAGCCCTATCCTCCGGCGGGCGACCAGCCGGTGGCGATCGATGGCCTGGTGGAGGGCGTGCGTGACGGCGAGGTCTACCAGACGCTGCTGGGGGTCACCGGCTCTGGCAAGACCTTCACCATGGCCAACGTGATCGCCCGGCTTGGGCGTCCGGCGATCGTGTTTGCGCCCAACAAGACGCTGGCGGCCCAGCTCTACAGCGAGTTTCGCGAGTTCTTCCCGAAGAACGCGGTCGAATACTTCGTGAGCTACTACGACTACTACCAGCCCGAGGCCTACGTGCCGCAACGCGACCTGTTCATCGAAAAGGACAGTTCGATCAACGAGCACATCGAGCAGATGCGCCTGTCGGCCACCAAGAGCGTGCTGGAGCGCCGCGACACCGTGATCGTCGCCACCGTCAGCGCGATCTATGGCATCGGCACGCCCGAGGACTACACCCAGATGCGCTTCATCATGCGCACGGGCGACAAGATCGGCCAGCGCGACGTGATCTCGCGACTGATCCGCATGCAGTACACGCGCAACGAGCAGGACTTCGCGCGGGGTACCTTCCGGGTGCGGGGCGACACCATCGACGTGTTTCCGGCCGAGCACAGCGAACTCGCCATCCGCATCGAGCTCTTCGATGACGAGATCGAGACCTTGCAGCTTTTCGATCCGCTGACCGGGCGCATCCGGCAGAAGATCCCGCGCTTCACTGTCTATCCTTCGAGCCACTACGTGACGCCGCGCGACAAGGTTCTGACCGCTGTCGAGACCATCAAGCTCGAGCTCGACCAGCGGCTCAAGGAACTGGTGGCCGCGGGCAAGCTGGTGGAGGCTCAGCGGCTCGAGCAGCGCACCCGGTTCGACCTGGAGATGCTGGCCGAGATCGGACACTGCAAGGGCATCGAGAACTACACGCGCCATCTTTCCGGAGCGGCACCGGGCCAGCCGCCGGCCACGCTGACCGACTACCTGCCGAAGGACGCGATCATGTTCCTCGACGAGAGCCACCAGATGATCGGCCAGCTGGGCGGCATGTACAACGGCGACCGGGCGCGCAAGATCACGCTGGTCGAATATGGCTTTCGCCTGCCCTCGGCCTTGGACAACCGTCCACTCAAGTTCGACGAGTTCGAGACGCGCATGCGTCAATGCATCTTCGTGTCGGCCACGCCGGCGCAATACGAGATGGAGCATGCCGGCAACGTGGTCGAGCAACTGGTCCGGCCCACGGGTCTGATCGACCCGGAAGTCGAGGTCCGCCCCGCCACCCACCAGGTGGACGACGTGCTGCAGGAAATCCGCCTGCGCGTCGAGAAGAACGAGCGCGTCCTGATCACCACCTTGACCAAGCGCATGGCCGAGCAGCTGACCGACTACCTTGGAGACAACGGTGTCAAGGTGCGTTACCTGCACAGCGATATCGACACGGTCGAGCGCGTCGAGATCTTGCGCGACCTGCGGCTCGGTACCTTCGATGTGCTTGTCGGCATCAATCTTCTGCGCGAAGGCCTGGACATTCCCGAGGTTTCTTTGGTCGCGATCCTCGATGCCGACAAGGAAGGCTTCCTGCGCGCCGAACGCTCGCTGATCCAGACCATCGGCCGCGCCGCCCGCAACATGAACGGCAAGGCGATCCTTTACGCCGACCGCATGACCGAGTCGATGAAGAAGGCCATCGGCGAGACCGAACGGCGCCGGGCGCGGCAGATCGCCTACAACCAGGCCCACGGCATCACGCCGCGCAGCATCGTCAAGCAGGTCCGCGATCTGATCGACGGCGTGTACAGCGAGAAGTCGGGCAAGGAGGCCGCCAAGCTCGAGCTCGAGCGCGCCAAGGTCGAGGACATGTCGGAAAAGGACGTTGCGCGGGAGATCAAGCGGTTGGAAAAGCTGATGCTCGAGCACGCGCGCAACCTCGAATTCGAAAAGGCGGCGCGGGTGCGCGACCAATTGGCGCAGCTGCGGGAGCAGGCCTTCGGCGCGCCGGGCAAGGACAACATCGCCCTCTGA
- a CDS encoding amino acid aminotransferase: MSMFTAVEMAPRDPILGLNEQFAADTNPNKVNLGVGVYYDDNGKLPLLRCVQAVEEDMIKAPKARGYLPIDGIAAYDEAVKGLVFGVGSEPVKAGRVATIQGIGGTGGLKVGADFLKRLNPKAKVLISNPSWENHRALFTSAGFVVEEYPYYDASRRGIDFDGMLSALNAAPAGTIVVLHACCHNPTGYDIRADQWDQVVTAVKEKQLVAFLDMAYQGFGYGIQEDGAAIGKFVAAGLNFFVSTSFSKSFSLYGERVGALSVLCESKEEAGRVLSQLKIAIRTNYSNPPTHGGAVVATVLGTPELRTLWEKELGEMRDRIKLMRHKLVDGLAAAGVKQDMHFITDQIGMFSYSGLTKDQMVRLRQEFGVYGTDTGRMCVAALNSKNIDYVCQSISKVL, encoded by the coding sequence ATGTCAATGTTCACCGCCGTCGAGATGGCGCCGCGCGACCCGATCCTGGGCCTCAACGAGCAGTTCGCCGCCGACACCAATCCCAACAAGGTCAACCTCGGCGTCGGCGTCTACTACGACGACAACGGCAAGCTCCCACTGCTGCGCTGCGTGCAGGCGGTCGAGGAAGACATGATCAAGGCACCCAAGGCGCGCGGCTACCTGCCCATCGACGGCATCGCCGCATACGACGAAGCGGTCAAAGGCTTGGTCTTCGGCGTCGGCAGCGAGCCTGTCAAGGCCGGCCGCGTCGCCACCATCCAGGGTATCGGCGGCACGGGCGGGCTGAAGGTTGGCGCCGATTTCCTCAAGAGACTCAATCCCAAGGCCAAGGTGCTGATCAGCAACCCGAGCTGGGAGAACCACCGCGCCCTTTTCACCAGCGCCGGCTTCGTCGTCGAGGAGTACCCGTACTACGACGCGTCCAGGCGCGGCATCGATTTCGACGGCATGCTGAGCGCGCTGAACGCCGCGCCGGCGGGAACCATCGTCGTGCTGCATGCCTGCTGCCACAACCCGACGGGCTACGACATCCGCGCCGACCAGTGGGACCAAGTGGTGACGGCGGTCAAGGAAAAGCAGCTGGTCGCCTTCCTAGACATGGCTTACCAGGGCTTCGGCTATGGCATCCAGGAAGACGGCGCGGCGATCGGCAAGTTTGTCGCCGCCGGCCTGAACTTCTTCGTCTCGACGTCGTTCTCCAAGAGTTTCAGCCTTTACGGCGAGCGCGTGGGCGCCCTTTCCGTTCTCTGCGAGAGCAAGGAAGAAGCGGGCCGTGTGCTGAGCCAGCTCAAAATAGCCATCCGCACCAACTACAGCAACCCGCCAACGCATGGCGGCGCCGTGGTTGCAACCGTGCTGGGCACGCCGGAACTGCGCACCCTTTGGGAGAAGGAACTCGGCGAAATGCGCGATCGCATCAAGCTGATGCGCCACAAGCTGGTCGATGGCCTGGCCGCTGCCGGCGTGAAGCAGGACATGCACTTCATCACGGACCAGATCGGCATGTTCAGCTATTCCGGCCTGACCAAGGACCAGATGGTGCGCCTGCGCCAGGAGTTTGGCGTGTACGGCACCGACACCGGCCGCATGTGCGTCGCTGCGCTCAACAGCAAGAACATCGACTACGTCTGCCAGAGCATTTCCAAGGTGCTGTGA
- a CDS encoding polyhydroxyalkanoate depolymerase, producing the protein MLYHLYEAQRSLMEPFADFAQAASKLYGQGGVFGQTPLAQRMAAGYDLLYRLGKDYEKPEFDIKTVQVDGDDVVIQEVVEIDKPFCQLRRFKRFTDDPKTLQTLKAQPVVLIVAPLSGHYATLLRDTVRTMLQDHKVYITDWVNARLVPLSDGEFRLDDYVNYIEDFIRHLQNEYGNCHVISVCQPTVPVLAAVSLMASRGEKVPLSLTMMGGPIDARKSPTAVNNLAMNKSYEWFENNVIYRVPDGFPGAGRRVYPGFLQHTGFVAMNPDRHASSHYDYFKDLIKGDDASAEAHRKFYDEYNAVLDMDADYYLDTIRTVFQEFDLVNGTWEVTSPDGTRELVRPQDIHSTGVLTVEGELDDISGAGQTRAAHDLCRGIPPEHQRHYEVKGAGHYGIFSGRRWRDQVYPEVKAFIAAHDKPQKRAGRPTVSAEDTIKAPSARKTKVAAAAKKPAVARKSAPARRARGAAR; encoded by the coding sequence ATGCTCTACCACCTTTACGAAGCACAGCGCTCCCTCATGGAGCCGTTCGCCGATTTCGCGCAAGCTGCTTCCAAGCTTTATGGCCAAGGCGGTGTCTTCGGCCAAACCCCGTTGGCGCAGCGCATGGCGGCCGGCTACGACCTGCTCTATCGACTGGGCAAGGACTACGAGAAACCGGAATTCGACATCAAGACGGTGCAAGTCGACGGTGACGACGTGGTCATCCAGGAGGTCGTCGAGATCGACAAGCCCTTCTGCCAGCTGCGCCGCTTCAAGCGCTTCACCGACGACCCCAAGACCCTGCAGACGCTCAAGGCCCAGCCCGTGGTCCTGATCGTGGCGCCGCTGTCCGGCCACTACGCCACGCTGCTGCGCGACACGGTTCGCACCATGCTGCAGGACCACAAGGTCTACATCACGGATTGGGTCAATGCCCGCCTCGTGCCGCTGTCGGACGGCGAGTTCCGCCTCGACGACTACGTCAACTACATCGAGGACTTCATTCGCCACCTGCAGAACGAGTACGGCAATTGCCATGTGATCAGCGTCTGCCAGCCGACCGTGCCGGTGCTGGCGGCGGTATCCCTGATGGCGAGCCGTGGCGAGAAGGTGCCTTTGTCGTTGACCATGATGGGCGGCCCCATCGACGCCCGCAAGTCGCCTACCGCAGTCAACAACCTGGCGATGAACAAGAGCTACGAGTGGTTCGAGAACAACGTGATCTACCGCGTTCCGGATGGCTTTCCGGGCGCCGGCCGGCGGGTATACCCCGGCTTCCTGCAGCACACGGGCTTCGTCGCAATGAATCCGGACCGTCATGCAAGCAGCCACTACGACTACTTCAAGGACCTGATCAAGGGCGACGACGCCAGCGCCGAGGCCCATCGCAAGTTCTATGACGAGTACAACGCCGTGCTCGACATGGATGCCGACTACTACCTGGACACCATCCGCACCGTGTTCCAGGAGTTCGACCTCGTCAACGGCACCTGGGAAGTCACAAGTCCCGATGGCACGCGAGAGCTCGTTCGTCCGCAGGATATTCATTCGACCGGTGTGCTCACCGTCGAGGGCGAACTGGACGACATCTCAGGCGCGGGCCAGACGCGCGCCGCGCATGACCTGTGCAGGGGCATCCCGCCTGAACACCAGCGCCATTACGAGGTGAAGGGCGCGGGCCACTACGGCATCTTCAGCGGGCGCCGCTGGCGCGACCAGGTATACCCCGAAGTGAAAGCCTTCATCGCCGCCCACGACAAGCCCCAGAAGCGCGCCGGGCGACCGACCGTGTCTGCAGAAGACACGATCAAGGCCCCCTCAGCCAGGAAGACCAAGGTCGCCGCCGCGGCCAAGAAGCCCGCCGTCGCCCGCAAGTCCGCGCCCGCGCGTCGCGCACGCGGCGCTGCGCGATAG
- a CDS encoding RnfABCDGE type electron transport complex subunit B, with the protein MNALTRRILDALPQTQCTRCGYPDCAGYAAAIAADEAGIDQCPPGGAEGVARLSRLTGQPLRPIDPQFGTEGARMMAVIDEAWCIGCTLCLDACPTDAILGIHKRMHTVIESHCTGCELCIPVCPVDCITLEVATPGKRGWQAWSQAQADQARSRYEAHCRRRQGKEDEPSAAAPPEAAAPDRKRAIVEAALARARAAADSRTDPKARP; encoded by the coding sequence GTGAACGCGCTGACCCGGCGCATCCTGGACGCGCTGCCGCAGACTCAGTGCACGCGCTGCGGCTATCCCGATTGCGCCGGCTACGCCGCGGCGATCGCGGCAGATGAGGCCGGCATCGATCAATGCCCCCCGGGCGGCGCTGAAGGAGTGGCACGCCTGTCGCGCCTGACCGGCCAGCCCTTGCGACCTATCGACCCGCAGTTCGGCACCGAAGGCGCCCGCATGATGGCTGTCATCGACGAGGCATGGTGCATCGGCTGCACGCTGTGCCTCGATGCCTGCCCGACCGACGCGATCCTGGGCATCCACAAGCGCATGCACACCGTCATCGAGTCCCATTGCACCGGCTGCGAGCTTTGCATCCCCGTCTGCCCGGTGGACTGCATCACGCTCGAAGTGGCGACCCCGGGGAAGCGTGGCTGGCAAGCCTGGTCGCAGGCACAGGCGGACCAGGCGCGCAGCCGCTACGAGGCGCATTGCCGCCGCCGCCAAGGCAAGGAGGACGAGCCGTCTGCGGCCGCGCCCCCCGAGGCCGCTGCGCCCGATCGCAAGCGCGCGATCGTCGAGGCCGCGCTGGCGCGCGCACGTGCTGCCGCGGACTCCCGCACCGACCCCAAAGCACGCCCATGA
- a CDS encoding LysE family translocator, translating to MTPDTLVVYLVASLALAITPGPTMLLAMSNGIAGGMRPAACGVVGASLGATVLIAVVALGLGSLLAASEWLFNAMRVAGVVYLVWLGVKMWRSQPIDIHAALAAAPANALNRRTAFLRSLTVALSNPKTLLFFAAFLPQFIDTAAPQGPQYAVLGAIFIGIDSCVMLGYAAAGTHAVRWLSRRSLRLLNRGCAAGMWLLAATLAVWRRPAA from the coding sequence ATGACACCGGATACCCTGGTGGTCTACCTGGTCGCCTCCTTAGCGTTGGCGATCACGCCCGGCCCCACCATGCTGCTGGCGATGTCCAACGGCATCGCCGGCGGCATGCGCCCTGCCGCCTGCGGCGTCGTGGGCGCATCGCTCGGGGCCACCGTCCTGATTGCAGTGGTGGCGTTGGGGCTCGGTTCGCTGCTCGCCGCGTCGGAGTGGCTGTTCAACGCCATGCGCGTTGCCGGCGTCGTGTACCTGGTCTGGCTGGGCGTCAAGATGTGGCGCAGTCAGCCGATCGACATCCATGCGGCGCTCGCCGCAGCGCCGGCCAACGCCCTGAACAGGCGCACCGCTTTCCTGCGCAGCCTCACGGTGGCGCTTTCCAACCCGAAGACCCTGCTCTTCTTCGCCGCATTCCTGCCCCAGTTCATCGACACCGCCGCTCCGCAGGGGCCGCAGTATGCGGTGCTCGGCGCCATCTTCATCGGCATCGACAGCTGCGTCATGCTCGGGTATGCCGCCGCCGGGACGCACGCCGTGCGCTGGCTCTCGCGACGCAGCCTGCGCCTGCTCAACCGCGGCTGCGCCGCAGGCATGTGGCTGCTCGCTGCAACGCTGGCGGTGTGGCGGCGCCCTGCCGCCTGA
- a CDS encoding VOC family protein: MTTSQERPFKVMGIQQIAIGGPDKARLRTLWVEMLGLEVTGNFSSERENVDEDICAIGSGHFKVEVDLMQPLDPDKKPAVHTTPLNHVGLWIDDLPAAVGWLTSQGVRFAAGGIRKGAAGFDICFMHPKGNEEFPISGEGVLIELVQAPPEVVAAFSALAAA; this comes from the coding sequence ATGACAACGTCACAAGAGCGCCCCTTCAAGGTGATGGGCATTCAGCAGATTGCGATCGGCGGGCCTGACAAGGCTCGGCTGCGAACGCTGTGGGTGGAGATGCTGGGCCTGGAAGTCACCGGCAATTTCAGCAGCGAGCGTGAGAACGTCGACGAGGACATCTGCGCGATCGGCAGCGGCCACTTCAAGGTCGAGGTGGATTTGATGCAGCCGCTGGACCCCGACAAGAAGCCCGCCGTGCACACCACGCCGCTCAACCACGTGGGCCTGTGGATCGACGACCTGCCCGCCGCGGTCGGCTGGCTCACGAGCCAGGGCGTGCGCTTCGCGGCGGGCGGGATTCGCAAGGGCGCCGCCGGCTTCGACATCTGCTTCATGCATCCCAAGGGCAACGAGGAGTTCCCGATCTCGGGCGAGGGGGTGCTAATCGAGCTGGTCCAGGCGCCACCCGAAGTCGTGGCGGCTTTCAGCGCGCTGGCTGCGGCCTGA
- a CDS encoding acetyl-CoA carboxylase biotin carboxylase subunit: MFKKILIANRGEIACRVIKTARKMGILTVAVYSDADKDARHVELADEAVHIGASPSRESYLQADRIIAACKKTGAEAVHPGYGFLSENEGFAKKVEEEGIVFIGPKHYSIAAMGDKIASKKLANEAKVNTIPGWNDAIETAERAVEIARDVGYPVMIKASAGGGGKGLRVAYNDKDAFEGFTSCRNEARNSFGDDRVFIEKFVEEPRHIEIQVLGDAHGNVIYLNERECSIQRRHQKVIEEAPSPFISEATRKAMGEQAVALAKAVNYQSAGTVEFVVGKDQSFYFLEMNTRLQVEHPVTEAITGLDLVELMIRVAAGEKLPLAQKDVKREGWAIECRINAEDPFRNFLPSTGRLVRFQPPKETMFSADTNHLYGVRVDTGVYDGGEIPMFYDSMIAKLIVHGRDRTHAIALMREALNGFVIRGISSNIPFQAALLAHPSFVSGAFNTGFIAEHYGKGFRAEDVPHDEPDFLVALAAYMHRRYRARASRISGQLEGHGVKVGEQFVVVVLDAKGEHGHRPVTVTDYQGPTGSSAVTVGENTYKIESRAALGSVRVEGNVNGRGFTAQVERGVGKNPLALRIAHNGRQVEAMVLSPLGAKLLELMPYKAPPDLSKYLMSPMPGLLVEVAVQPGQQVQAGEKLAVIEAMKMENVLFASQDGVVGRISAAKGESLAVDQVILEFA, encoded by the coding sequence ATGTTCAAGAAGATCCTGATCGCCAACCGCGGAGAAATCGCCTGCCGCGTCATCAAGACGGCGAGAAAGATGGGCATCCTGACGGTGGCCGTCTATTCCGACGCCGACAAGGATGCACGCCATGTCGAGCTGGCCGACGAGGCCGTGCACATCGGCGCCTCGCCCAGTCGCGAGAGCTACCTGCAGGCCGATCGCATCATCGCGGCGTGCAAGAAGACCGGCGCCGAGGCGGTCCACCCCGGCTATGGCTTCCTGTCCGAAAACGAAGGCTTCGCCAAGAAGGTCGAAGAGGAGGGAATCGTCTTCATCGGCCCCAAGCACTACTCGATTGCAGCCATGGGCGACAAGATCGCCTCGAAGAAGCTCGCGAACGAGGCCAAGGTCAACACCATCCCCGGCTGGAACGACGCGATCGAGACCGCGGAACGGGCGGTCGAGATTGCGCGGGACGTGGGCTATCCGGTGATGATCAAGGCCTCGGCCGGCGGCGGCGGCAAGGGCCTGCGCGTGGCCTACAACGACAAGGACGCCTTCGAAGGCTTCACCTCCTGCCGCAACGAGGCCCGCAACAGCTTCGGCGACGACCGCGTGTTCATCGAGAAGTTCGTCGAGGAGCCGCGTCACATCGAGATCCAGGTGCTGGGCGACGCGCACGGCAACGTGATCTACCTGAACGAGCGCGAATGCTCGATCCAGCGCCGGCACCAGAAGGTGATCGAGGAGGCGCCGTCGCCCTTCATCAGCGAAGCGACGCGCAAGGCCATGGGCGAGCAGGCGGTTGCGCTCGCCAAGGCGGTGAACTACCAGAGCGCAGGAACTGTGGAGTTCGTGGTCGGCAAGGACCAGAGCTTCTACTTCCTTGAAATGAACACGCGGCTGCAGGTGGAGCATCCCGTGACGGAAGCCATCACGGGGCTTGACCTGGTCGAACTCATGATCCGCGTTGCCGCCGGCGAGAAGTTGCCGCTTGCGCAGAAGGACGTGAAGCGCGAAGGCTGGGCCATCGAGTGTCGCATCAACGCTGAGGACCCGTTCCGCAACTTTTTGCCGTCGACCGGCCGGCTGGTGCGCTTCCAGCCGCCGAAGGAGACGATGTTCTCCGCCGACACGAACCACTTGTATGGCGTGCGTGTCGACACCGGCGTCTACGACGGCGGCGAGATCCCGATGTTCTACGACTCCATGATCGCCAAGCTGATCGTGCACGGGCGCGACCGCACGCACGCGATCGCGCTGATGCGCGAGGCGCTCAACGGCTTCGTGATCCGCGGCATCAGCAGCAACATTCCGTTCCAGGCCGCGCTGCTGGCGCATCCCAGCTTCGTGAGCGGGGCTTTCAATACCGGCTTCATTGCGGAGCACTATGGCAAGGGCTTCCGTGCCGAGGACGTGCCGCACGACGAACCGGACTTCCTGGTTGCGCTGGCGGCCTACATGCATCGGCGCTACCGCGCGCGCGCCTCGCGCATCAGTGGCCAACTCGAAGGGCATGGCGTCAAGGTCGGCGAGCAGTTCGTGGTGGTCGTGCTGGATGCGAAGGGAGAGCACGGCCATCGGCCGGTAACGGTCACCGACTACCAGGGCCCCACGGGGTCGAGCGCGGTGACGGTGGGCGAGAATACCTACAAGATCGAAAGCCGGGCGGCGCTGGGCAGCGTGCGGGTCGAAGGCAATGTGAACGGCCGCGGCTTTACGGCGCAGGTCGAGCGCGGCGTTGGCAAGAATCCCCTGGCCTTGCGCATCGCGCACAACGGCCGCCAGGTCGAGGCGATGGTCCTTTCGCCACTGGGCGCGAAGCTGCTCGAGCTCATGCCTTACAAGGCGCCGCCGGACCTCAGCAAGTACCTGATGTCACCGATGCCCGGTCTGCTGGTGGAAGTCGCTGTTCAGCCGGGCCAGCAGGTGCAGGCCGGCGAAAAGCTTGCGGTGATCGAAGCGATGAAGATGGAAAACGTGCTCTTCGCGTCGCAGGACGGCGTGGTGGGCCGCATCTCGGCGGCAAAGGGCGAGTCGCTGGCGGTGGACCAGGTGATCCTGGAATTCGCATGA